One window of Athalia rosae chromosome 4, iyAthRosa1.1, whole genome shotgun sequence genomic DNA carries:
- the LOC105684248 gene encoding dolichyl-diphosphooligosaccharide--protein glycosyltransferase subunit 1, which produces MAQGIICGFIILLSVSCIVSTNFDSINTDLTIKNAERSIDLQSQLTKIVNKITLENNGKSAIKNFIFAIEQKHKENLSYIAAQTRDTSRNQLKISETSVPGHSDKFFYKVELKDVLSPGRSLVVEIETVSSHELIPHPKEITQKEKQLVRYFGNVHLFSPYTVTKQTTIITLPSRNVENYTKFKPVSQNDATITYGPYDKVAPFTIEDLVVHFENNNKFLTIKRLERVIEISHWGNIAIEETIDLYHTGALLKGSFSRYEYARESKSGQSSVQNFNTILPAAASDVYYRDEIGNISTSHMRIRKDAVELNLRPRFPLFGGWKTHYVIGYNVPSYEYLFNSGDEYLLRMRLLDHVFDDMIIEELITKIILPEGAHSVKLNTPYSVTRLPDTLHHTYLDTKGRPVITLTKNNLVENHIQDFQLRYTFPRLLMLQEPLLVVVALYLLFLLVIIYVRLDFSINKDEASESKLRIAGQCEKILAAQDRRVNSYNDLDDQLADLKANKNTNTFQAAVKSINQEYKTATNTITELSQKLKGEPGDVYERIQDLQKLDKSLKDLYNLQQTLYFDKLIPGKIGRQAFVETESGIIEKKEETVEKINAIVKSLQ; this is translated from the coding sequence CTCAGGGTATAATTTGTGGCTTCATAATATTGCTGTCGGTAAGCTGTATAGTTTCTACAAACTTTGACAGTATAAATACAGATTTGACCATAAAAAATGCGGAGAGGAGTATCGACCTACAGTCGCAACTCACGAAAATTGTTAATAAAATCACTCTAGAAAACAACGGGAAAAGTgctattaaaaatttcatattcgcAATTGAACAAAAACACAAAGAGAATTTGAGCTACATTGCTGCTCAAACGCGAGATACCAGCCGAAATCAGCTTAAGATTTCAGAAACCAGTGTACCTGGCCATtctgacaaatttttctataaaGTCGAGTTGAAGGATGTGCTTAGCCCTGGGCGTTCGTTGGTTGTCGAAATCGAAACAGTATCGAGCCACGAGCTGATTCCTCATCCGAAAGAAATCACGCAGAAAGAGAAGCAACTTGTCCGTTACTTCGGCAATGTTCATCTTTTCTCCCCTTATACAGTTACGAAGCAGACCACCATCATAACCTTGCCATCACGCAATGTGGAAAACTACACTAAATTCAAACCAGTGAGCCAAAACGATGCCACAATAACATATGGACCCTATGATAAAGTTGCTCCATTTACAATCGAAGATCTAGTGGTACATTttgaaaacaacaacaaattccTGACAATTAAGAGATTAGAACGAGTCATCGAGATATCGCATTGGGGCAATATTGCCATTGAAGAAACTATAGACTTGTATCATACAGGGGCTCTACTCAAAGGCTCCTTTTCCAGATATGAATATGCAAGAGAATCTAAATCCGGGCAATCCAGCGTGCAGAATTTCAACACCATTCTCCCAGCTGCTGCTTCAGATGTGTATTACAGAGATGAGATTGGCAACATTTCTACGTCGCATATGAGAATAAGGAAAGATGCAGTTGAATTGAATCTCAGGCCACGATTCCCCCTGTTCGGTGGTTGGAAGACTCACTATGTCATTGGATACAATGTTCCAAGCTATGAGTATCTTTTCAACTCTGGAGATGAATATCTGCTCAGAATGAGGTTGTTGGATCATGTTTTTGACGACATGATAATAGAGGAATTAATCACAAAAATTATACTTCCGGAGGGAGCCCACAGTGTAAAATTGAACACTCCCTACAGTGTAACTCGCCTGCCAGATACTCTACATCACACATACTTAGATACTAAAGGTCGACCAGTTATAACACTCACAAAGAATAATTTGGTTGAAAACCATATTCAAGATTTTCAACTACGGTACACATTTCCAAGGCTTCTGATGCTGCAGGAACCGCTGCTAGTTGTTGTTGCCCTGTACCTCTTATTCCTTCTAGTCATCATTTACGTTCGTTTGGACTTTTCAATCAATAAGGACGAAGCATCTGAGAGCAAGTTGAGAATTGCTGGACAATGTGAGAAGATATTGGCTGCCCAAGATCGCAGAGTTAATTCTTACAACGATTTGGATGACCAATTAGCTGATCtgaaagcaaacaaaaatacCAATACATTCCAAGCAGCTGTGAAGAGTATTAATCAGGAATACAAGACTGCAACAAATACCATTACTGAATTGAGCCAAAAGCTGAAAGGAGAACCTGGAGATGTATATGAGCGAATCCAAGATTTGCAGAAGTTGGACAAGTCCTTGAAAGATTTATATAATCTGCAACAGACGTTATATTTCGATAAACTGATTCCTGGGAAAATTGGCAGACAGGCATTTGTTGAAACAGAATCTGGAATcatcgaaaagaaagaagaaactgtggagaaaataaatgcgaTAGTGAAGTCATTGCAATAG
- the LOC105684249 gene encoding deoxyribonuclease TATDN1 has translation MLRATMTNLRKFIDIGANLTDPMYQGIYNGSQKHEPDLDKVLERSWSNNISKIIITAGNIEESKKALELARTDDRLFSTVGCHPTRCIEFEESGDPELYLKSLTDLAAENKDKIVAIGEMGLDYDRLHYCPKDTQKKYFEMQLSMCSTLKLPMFLHCRNASEDFVQILRKHKDKLTSGVVHSFDGNPEDANSILQMGLYIGINGCSLKTEDNLFAVTTIPSDRLMIETDCPWCEVRPTHAAAKHIITTFPSLKKEKWQPDQMVKGRNEPCNIVQILEILARVRDEEEEYLCNQIYKNTMKLFFPHEL, from the exons ATGCTCAGGGCGACTATGACGAATTTAAGGAAATTCATCG ACATTGGGGCCAATTTAACTGATCCTATGTATCAGGGTATATATAATGGGTCTCAGAAACATGAGCCTGATTTAGATAAAGTCTTAGAACGGAGTTGGTCCAATAATATTTCCAAAATCATAATCACTGCTGGAAATATTGAAGAGAGCAAAAAGGCACTAGAATTAGCAAGGACCGATG ATAGATTGTTTTCCACTGTGGGTTGTCATCCAACACGATGCATTGAGTTTGAAGAATCTGGAGATCCCGAACTATACTTAAAATCGCTGACTGATCTAGCGGCAGAAAACAAGGATAAAATAGTGGCAATTGGAGAAATGGGATTAGATTATGATCGATTACATTATTGTCCCAAAGATACACAGAAGAAATACTTTGAAATGCAACTGAGTATGTGCTCGACACTCAAGCTTCCTATGTTCTTACATTGCCGAAATGCTTCTGAAGATTTTGTGCAAATTTTGAGGAAGCATAAAGATAAACTAACCAGTGGTGTTGTACATTCCTTTGATGGCAACCCAGAGGATGCAAATTCTATATTACAAATGGGGCTTTATATAGGAATTAACGGATG TTCCCTCAAAACCGAGGATAATCTTTTTGCTGTGACTACAATTCCTTCGGATAGACTGATGATAGAAACTGATTGCCCGTGGTGCGAAGTCAGACCAACGCATGCGGCAGCTAAACATATTATTACAACTTTTCCTTCactaaagaaagaaaagtggCAACCAGACCAGATGGTGAAGGGGCGTAATGAACCCTGTAATATTGT ACAAATTTTGGAGATATTGGCTCGTGTTCGggacgaggaagaagaatattTGTGCAACcaaatatacaaaaatacaATGAAGCTATTCTTTCCCCACGAGTTGTAA